A genome region from Maylandia zebra isolate NMK-2024a linkage group LG6, Mzebra_GT3a, whole genome shotgun sequence includes the following:
- the LOC101488080 gene encoding lipopolysaccharide-induced tumor necrosis factor-alpha factor homolog isoform X1, giving the protein MDPPSYEEASRQPPALPIAAFNAPPPAYDASLSSPPTPPPAYREAVTVQPDPFPVLSVPTAVSSPPHQSTGVIVHPITQINPHASRARAAASAPAAASSRSRQAGAAPRVNSRQTQPIAVVSQPQPVPIAVEYLRGAPGLVRCPHCSHLVTSKVTHVPGTAAWCWCVILAMAGLICGFCLIPLMVRGMQDTHHSCPQCGNPLHVHKR; this is encoded by the exons ATGGACCCCCCTTCATATGAGGAGGCCAGTCGCCAACCTCCTGCTCTGCCCATTGCAGCTTTTAACGCCCCCCCACCTGCCTATGACGCCTCTCTCTCATCCCCACCGACACCTCCACCTGCCTACAGAGAAGCAG ttaCAGTTCAGCCAGATCCTTTTCCTGTCCTGTCTGTGCCAACTGCCGTGTCCTCGCCTCCCCACCAAAGCACTGGAGTCATAGTCCATCCCATTACTCAAA TTAATCCGCATGCTTCTCGTGCTCGCGCTGCAGCttctgctccagctgctgcGTCCTCGCGTTCCCGACAAG CTGGTGCCGCACCGCGTGTCAACAGCAGACAAACTCAGCCGATAGCAGTAGTGAGCCAGCCGCAGCCTGTTCCCATAGCGGTGGAATATCTGAGAGGCGCCCCTGGTTTGGTACGCTGCCCACACTGCAGTCATCTTGTAACCAGTAAAGTCACACATGTACCTGGGACAGCTGCTTGGTGCTGGTGTGTCATTCTTGCAATGGCGGG GCTCATCTGCGGTTTCTGTCTCATTCCATTAATGGTACGGGGAATGCAAGACACACATCACTCCTGCCCACAGTGTGGAAACCCTCTGCACGTGCACAAAAGATGA
- the LOC101488080 gene encoding uncharacterized protein LOC101488080 isoform X2 yields MDPPSYEEASRQPPALPIAAFNAPPPAYDASLSSPPTPPPAYREAVTVQPDPFPVLSVPTAVSSPPHQSTGVIVHPITQINPHASRARAAASAPAAASSRSRQAGAAPRVNSRQTQPIAVVSQPQPVPIAVEYLRGAPGLAHLRFLSHSINGTGNARHTSLLPTVWKPSARAQKMTL; encoded by the exons ATGGACCCCCCTTCATATGAGGAGGCCAGTCGCCAACCTCCTGCTCTGCCCATTGCAGCTTTTAACGCCCCCCCACCTGCCTATGACGCCTCTCTCTCATCCCCACCGACACCTCCACCTGCCTACAGAGAAGCAG ttaCAGTTCAGCCAGATCCTTTTCCTGTCCTGTCTGTGCCAACTGCCGTGTCCTCGCCTCCCCACCAAAGCACTGGAGTCATAGTCCATCCCATTACTCAAA TTAATCCGCATGCTTCTCGTGCTCGCGCTGCAGCttctgctccagctgctgcGTCCTCGCGTTCCCGACAAG CTGGTGCCGCACCGCGTGTCAACAGCAGACAAACTCAGCCGATAGCAGTAGTGAGCCAGCCGCAGCCTGTTCCCATAGCGGTGGAATATCTGAGAGGCGCCCCTGGTTTG GCTCATCTGCGGTTTCTGTCTCATTCCATTAATGGTACGGGGAATGCAAGACACACATCACTCCTGCCCACAGTGTGGAAACCCTCTGCACGTGCACAAAAGATGACCCTGTGA